The window GCGGAATCGGAATCGCGAACGAGCCGTGGGCGACCGACGCGATGCCGACGGGATAGGGCGTCTCGATCCTGCCGAGCGTACTGACTGCGCCGACGATCCCGGCAAGGAGGAAGGGGATGACGGCTGCCGGTCGGTCGCGAACTGTGTTAGCCGCCGATCGAAGGGTCCCTACGAAGTCCGGGCTCGAGTCGCTGCCGGATCCGGTATCGCCCGGCTCGTTCGTGTCCCGATCGGAGGGTTCGAAACCGCTCATTTCAGGCCACCTCGAGCCCGTACAGCGCGAGGGTCGTTCCGACGACGAGACGATCGTCCGCGACGACCGCGGGCGTCACCGCGGCCCGTTCCGTCTCGCCCCCGCCTGAGGTTCCGACGGTCTCGGTGAACGTCCACAGGTGGTCGCCGGTCGTCCCCTCGAGCGCGTGCAATCCGCGTTCGCCCGGGACGAGCACCGCGTTCCCGGCGACCGTCGGTGGTTGCCCCCCGGCGAGTGGTGGGCCACGCGTCGGGTCCTCGAGCACGCGTTCCCAGCGGACGCGCCCGTCCTCGATGTCCAGCGCCGTGATCGCGAGCGGGTCGGTCCCCTCCTGTGAGACGGTCGCGACGGAGTACAGCCGGTCGTCTCCGGCGGCGAGCCCGACGTGGGCCGAGCGCGACAGCGTTCGCTTCCAGCCGCGTTCGCCCGAGGCGGCGTCGACCGCGAGCAGCCGCAGCTCCCGCTCCGCGTTCATCGAAACGGCATACACCGTGCCGTCGCGTGCGAGCAGTCCGTTCGGTTCGCCGCTCGAGCGCGCCCGTGCGTCGGTCGTTCGCCCGTCGACGGTCCACTCGAGCGAGCCCGTGGCGCGATCGAGACCGATCAGGTACGGCGCTGTGAACAGCCGTCCCGCGACGACGACCGTGTCGGTCGCCTCGTCGACGACGTGGCCGAGCGGGCCGACGCCGTGATCCCAGTCGTCCGGGGCCGCGTCCTCGAGGTCGTACCGCCAGCGCGGGTTGCCGTCGTCGGCTCGAACGGCGGAGACGGAGTCGGAAATGGCGTGGAGGGTGACGAGGTCGCCGGCGACCGCGACCGGCGCGGACGAGACGGAGGTGAACTCCGGGCCGAGGGAGCGGGAACCGATCCCGGCGGCGTCGGTGCCGACGGTCTCCCCGTCGGACCACCACCGCAGCAACCCGTCGCCGAACCCCGAGATTTCACCGGGGAAGCGTTTCGGGGCGGCCGCGTAGCCGGCGATCGCCTCGCCGTAGGGGACGACCAGCGTTCCGTCGCGGTAGATCTCCGTCCGCGGGAGCGCCATCGGGCCGGTTCCCCGGCCGAACCCTCCGTAGGTGTTCGTGAGCCGGCCCGCTCCCGTCTCGAGGTCGAGGACGAAGAGGCCGTTCGCGTACTGGCAGTAGACGGTTCCGTCGGCGACGACGGGCGGCCGCCAGCCGGACGCGCCGACCTGCCGATCCCAGACGACTTCGGGCTCCTCGCGCGGAACGTCGATGTCCGGAACGTATCGTGACCGACCCGGGTCGCGGCCGTACATGCGCCACTCGTCGTCCCGATCGGTCGCCGGCCGCTCGGAGCCGTCGGAACGGCTGGCTCCGAGACAGCCCGCACCGAGAAGGGAGCCGAGTCCGGCGAGCAACGCCCGCCGACTGGGAGCCGATTCGGGGACCTGAGTCATTCGACATCACTGTCATAACTGGCTCGTAAATACTTTCTCCTCGAGCAACGCGGGCGGGAACCGGCGTTCGGGAAGCCAACGTTTCAAATCCCAGTCGCGCCAACGCACACGTAATGGGAAACGCTGCACTTCGGGACATCGCGGTCATCGAGGAGATCCCCTTCGACGAGATCGAGGGTGTGGTCGCCGTCGACGCGCACAACTGGCTCTACCGGTACCTGACGACGACGGTCAAGTGGACTAACAGCGACATCTACACGACCGCCGACGGCACCGAGGTCGCCAACCTCGTCGGGATCGTTCAGGGCCTACCGAAGTTCTTCGAGAACGACGTCACGCCCGTGATGGTCTTCGACGGCGGCCCCTCCGAGCTAAAGGCCGATGAGATCGAGTCCCGGCGCGAACAGCGCCGCTCCTACGAGGAACAGCTCGAGACCGCCCGCGAGGAGGGCGACGAGGTCGCCATCGCACAACTCGAGTCCCGGACCCAGCGGCTGACGCCGACCATCCAGGAGACCAGCCGCGAGTTGCTGCGCCTGTTCGACGTGCCGATCGTCGAGGCCCCCGCGGAGGGCGAGGCCCAGGCGGCACACATGGTCCGACACGGCGACGCCGACTACGTCGGCTCCGAGGACTACGACGCCCTGCTGTTCGGCGCGCCGCTTACGCTGCGCCAGCTCACGAGCAAGGGCAACCCCGAACTGATGGACCTGGAGGCGACCCTCGAGGAGCACGACCTCACGCTCGAGCAACTGATCGACGCCGCCATCCTGATCGGCACGGACTTCAACGAGGGCGTCTCCGGCATCGGCCCCAAGACCGCCATCACGGAGATCACCGAACACGGCGACCTCTGGAGCGTCCTTGAGGCCCGCGGCGACACCGTCGAGTACGGCGACCGCGTCCGGCAACTGTTCCGCGATCCGAACGTCACCGACGACTACGAGTTCGAGACGACGCTCGATCCGGACCTCGAGGCGGCCCGCGAGTACGTCACCGACGAGTGGGGCGTCGACCGGGACGAGGTCGCCCGCGGCTTCGAACGGATCGAAGAGAGCGTCACGCAGACGGGACTGGATCGCTGGACCTGATACGCCCGGGCTCACGCTTCGTTTTTCGTCGTGGCGACGATCGTCCGCTCACCCTCCCCGTCGGAACCGCTCCGGGACGAACTCCTTGGAGGCGAGGTCGGCCGCGTTGCCGACGCCGCCGACCCCCGAGAGGTAGCCCACGCCGATGCTCGCCTTCAGCGCCTTCGCGGATCGGCCTGTGAGGACTCGAGAGCCAACCGTCGCGACCGCCTCGTCGCCGACGCTGACGATCCAGCCGGGCGATTCGAATCTGAACGACTCGAGATCGGGGCCTCCGTCGGGTGGGTGGTCGGGTTCGGGATCGAATTCGGAATCGAGTTGTCCGTCGACCACCCGGGAGACGTTCGTCGCGACCGTCCGCGCTTCGCGGACCGCCGCCTGCGCGCTCGCCGGGACGAACTCCTCGTCGGCGTCGACCACCCGGGCCGCGTCGCCGACGACGAACGTCCGGTCGTCGAGTCGCAGGTCGCTCCCGACCGTCGGCCGCTCCCCCTCGAGCGCGTCGGGGCCCCCGATC of the Halobiforma lacisalsi AJ5 genome contains:
- a CDS encoding outer membrane protein assembly factor BamB family protein, giving the protein MTQVPESAPSRRALLAGLGSLLGAGCLGASRSDGSERPATDRDDEWRMYGRDPGRSRYVPDIDVPREEPEVVWDRQVGASGWRPPVVADGTVYCQYANGLFVLDLETGAGRLTNTYGGFGRGTGPMALPRTEIYRDGTLVVPYGEAIAGYAAAPKRFPGEISGFGDGLLRWWSDGETVGTDAAGIGSRSLGPEFTSVSSAPVAVAGDLVTLHAISDSVSAVRADDGNPRWRYDLEDAAPDDWDHGVGPLGHVVDEATDTVVVAGRLFTAPYLIGLDRATGSLEWTVDGRTTDARARSSGEPNGLLARDGTVYAVSMNAERELRLLAVDAASGERGWKRTLSRSAHVGLAAGDDRLYSVATVSQEGTDPLAITALDIEDGRVRWERVLEDPTRGPPLAGGQPPTVAGNAVLVPGERGLHALEGTTGDHLWTFTETVGTSGGGETERAAVTPAVVADDRLVVGTTLALYGLEVA
- the fen gene encoding flap endonuclease-1; translation: MGNAALRDIAVIEEIPFDEIEGVVAVDAHNWLYRYLTTTVKWTNSDIYTTADGTEVANLVGIVQGLPKFFENDVTPVMVFDGGPSELKADEIESRREQRRSYEEQLETAREEGDEVAIAQLESRTQRLTPTIQETSRELLRLFDVPIVEAPAEGEAQAAHMVRHGDADYVGSEDYDALLFGAPLTLRQLTSKGNPELMDLEATLEEHDLTLEQLIDAAILIGTDFNEGVSGIGPKTAITEITEHGDLWSVLEARGDTVEYGDRVRQLFRDPNVTDDYEFETTLDPDLEAAREYVTDEWGVDRDEVARGFERIEESVTQTGLDRWT